Proteins co-encoded in one Haladaptatus sp. ZSTT2 genomic window:
- a CDS encoding NAD-dependent epimerase/dehydratase family protein, which yields MNDMRVLVTGGAGFIGSNLANHLATDNDVIAVDDCYLGTPENLDSAVEFVDASVLDDDLPTDVDVVFHLAALSSYPMHEDDPVTGARVNVEGFVNTVNQARLDGCDTVVYASTSSIYGNRTEPSPESMPVSARTGYEASKLARERYGEYFSHHYDMHMAGMRFFSVYQGYGGAEAHKGEYANLIAQFADDLAHGDAPVIYGDGTQTRDFTHVSDIVRGLELAADHELDGIYNLGTGESYTTNTLVEKLNEVLGTSVEPEYIENPIPEDVYVHDTMADSSKMKTETGWEPEISFEEGLELVCAQYQ from the coding sequence ATGAACGATATGCGTGTGCTCGTGACTGGTGGAGCCGGATTCATCGGCTCGAACCTCGCCAATCACCTCGCCACTGACAACGACGTGATTGCCGTCGATGACTGTTATCTTGGGACGCCAGAAAACCTCGATTCGGCCGTCGAATTCGTGGACGCAAGCGTCCTCGACGACGACCTCCCAACCGACGTGGACGTCGTGTTTCACCTCGCGGCACTCTCCTCGTATCCGATGCACGAAGACGACCCGGTAACCGGCGCTCGCGTCAACGTCGAAGGATTTGTCAACACCGTAAATCAGGCGCGCCTTGACGGGTGTGACACCGTGGTGTACGCTTCGACCTCTTCGATTTACGGCAACCGAACCGAACCCTCGCCCGAGTCGATGCCGGTCTCGGCGCGCACAGGCTATGAAGCCTCGAAACTCGCTCGGGAACGCTACGGTGAGTACTTCTCACACCACTACGACATGCACATGGCTGGTATGCGGTTTTTCTCGGTGTACCAGGGGTACGGCGGCGCAGAAGCACACAAAGGCGAGTACGCAAACCTGATTGCCCAGTTCGCAGACGACCTCGCTCACGGCGACGCGCCGGTCATCTACGGCGACGGCACCCAAACCCGGGATTTCACCCACGTCTCGGACATCGTTCGGGGCCTCGAACTCGCTGCTGACCACGAACTCGACGGCATCTACAACCTTGGGACGGGTGAGAGCTACACCACCAACACGCTCGTCGAGAAATTGAACGAGGTGCTTGGAACGAGTGTTGAACCAGAGTACATCGAGAATCCCATCCCTGAGGACGTGTACGTCCACGACACGATGGCCGACAGCTCGAAAATGAAAACCGAGACTGGTTGGGAGCCAGAGATTTCGTTCGAGGAAGGCTTAGAACTCGTCTGCGCGCAGTACCAGTAA
- the rocF gene encoding arginase: protein MQQTARLIGVPMDLGADRRGVDMGPSAIRYAGLVDRLARIDVACDDAGDIAVPHAHLRDPEAGEPKHGKAKYLDETATVCTRLADNVASALAAGEFPLVLGGDHSIAIGTMAGAARDASLGVIWFDAHGDFNTPSTSPSGNVHGMPLAAVLGRDEFADADWAHAPNVSEENIVIVGLRSVDDAERAAIRESDITAFTMSDIDERGVSAVVEDAIEIARDGVDGVHVSLDMDWLDPNEAPGVGTPVRGGVTYREAHAALEIVAAENKATDFMRSLEIVEVNPILDEHNETAELATELAASVLGKRIL from the coding sequence ATGCAGCAAACAGCACGACTCATCGGGGTTCCCATGGACCTCGGTGCAGACCGACGTGGCGTCGATATGGGTCCTTCTGCGATTCGATACGCAGGCCTCGTAGACCGACTGGCCAGAATCGATGTCGCCTGTGACGATGCGGGTGACATCGCCGTCCCACACGCCCACCTGCGCGACCCGGAGGCCGGTGAGCCAAAACACGGGAAGGCGAAGTATCTCGATGAAACGGCGACGGTGTGTACTCGACTCGCGGACAACGTTGCCTCGGCGCTCGCCGCAGGCGAGTTCCCACTTGTTCTTGGCGGCGACCACTCGATTGCGATTGGAACGATGGCCGGTGCCGCGAGGGATGCGAGCCTCGGTGTCATCTGGTTCGACGCTCACGGCGACTTCAACACCCCTTCGACCTCCCCAAGTGGAAACGTCCACGGGATGCCCCTCGCGGCGGTGCTCGGCCGCGACGAATTTGCTGACGCAGACTGGGCACACGCTCCGAACGTCAGTGAGGAAAACATCGTCATCGTCGGCCTCAGAAGCGTCGATGACGCAGAGAGAGCGGCCATCCGTGAAAGCGATATCACCGCGTTCACGATGTCCGATATCGACGAACGTGGCGTCTCAGCCGTGGTCGAAGATGCCATCGAGATCGCCCGCGATGGCGTCGATGGCGTCCACGTCAGCCTCGATATGGACTGGCTCGACCCAAACGAAGCACCCGGCGTCGGGACGCCGGTTCGCGGCGGGGTAACCTACCGCGAGGCACACGCAGCGCTCGAAATCGTGGCCGCAGAAAACAAGGCAACCGACTTCATGCGCTCGCTCGAAATCGTCGAAGTGAATCCGATTCTCGACGAACACAACGAAACGGCAGAACTCGCCACCGAACTTGCCGCAAGCGTCCTCGGGAAGCGGATTTTGTAG
- a CDS encoding helix-turn-helix transcriptional regulator, with the protein MPLDKNRFKDLWGDLNDVLEEFIETPVGGRKPADEEPNVSDETQESTNGSPDSPLDQLISSESKSKADIVLETGMTPAELLVELLGEYDGQMRQQQVVNATGWSEASVSRLLMKMEQTERITRVQIGNEKVVYLPDHIPEAAKHPFQRIADEETPRDRTVNRS; encoded by the coding sequence ATGCCACTGGACAAAAACCGGTTTAAAGACCTCTGGGGCGACCTCAATGACGTCCTAGAGGAGTTTATCGAAACGCCCGTTGGTGGTCGCAAGCCAGCCGACGAGGAGCCGAACGTATCTGACGAGACGCAAGAATCAACCAATGGTTCACCTGACTCGCCGCTCGACCAGCTCATCTCGAGTGAGTCGAAGTCGAAAGCAGACATCGTCCTCGAAACAGGGATGACGCCCGCGGAGTTGCTCGTCGAACTGCTCGGTGAGTACGACGGCCAGATGCGCCAACAGCAAGTCGTCAATGCGACGGGCTGGTCTGAAGCCTCGGTGAGTCGCCTGCTTATGAAGATGGAACAGACAGAGCGAATCACCCGCGTGCAGATTGGCAATGAAAAAGTCGTGTATCTCCCCGACCACATCCCCGAGGCGGCCAAACACCCCTTCCAGCGAATCGCAGACGAAGAAACACCCCGAGACAGAACCGTAAACCGGAGCTAA
- the trpB gene encoding tryptophan synthase subunit beta has product MQHNSGDNPGKFGTFGGRHVPEPLEEPLAQLGEAFDEIANSPEFRAEFYDLLTKYAGRETPLYYAENLSAEYGADIYLKREDLLHGGAHKINNALGQALLAKKAGKTRLIAETGAGQHGTATAMVGALFGLETEIYMGKKDVERQKMNVFRMRLMGATVNEVTRGGSGLADAVDAALEDFAGNMEDTHYLVGSAVGPDPFPRMVREFQSVIGEEARAQILDQTGSLPDAAVACVGGGSNAIGLFHAFRDDDVKFYGGEGGGEGGDSKRHAAPLASGKDGVIHGMATRVIEDDVEVHSVSAGLDYPGVGPEHAMFRAVGRCEYRAITDDEAIDAFRTLSETEGIIPALESSHALALAKQVAPDHDTIIVNLSGRGDKDMEQAASLLDLGA; this is encoded by the coding sequence ATGCAACACAACTCGGGAGACAATCCCGGCAAATTCGGCACGTTCGGCGGGCGACACGTTCCAGAGCCGCTCGAAGAACCGCTCGCACAACTGGGAGAGGCATTCGACGAGATTGCGAACTCACCAGAGTTCAGAGCCGAGTTTTACGACTTGCTCACGAAGTACGCGGGTCGGGAGACACCGTTGTACTACGCCGAAAATCTCTCTGCAGAGTACGGCGCGGACATCTACCTCAAACGCGAAGACCTGCTCCACGGCGGGGCGCACAAAATCAACAACGCGCTCGGGCAGGCGTTGCTCGCAAAGAAGGCGGGGAAGACGCGGCTCATCGCGGAGACGGGCGCGGGCCAACACGGCACGGCGACCGCCATGGTCGGGGCGCTGTTCGGCCTCGAAACCGAGATTTACATGGGGAAAAAGGATGTCGAGCGCCAGAAGATGAACGTCTTCCGGATGCGACTCATGGGCGCGACCGTGAACGAGGTCACCCGCGGCGGGTCGGGACTCGCAGACGCCGTCGACGCCGCGCTCGAAGACTTCGCGGGGAACATGGAAGACACGCACTACCTCGTCGGCTCTGCGGTCGGACCCGACCCCTTCCCGCGGATGGTGCGCGAGTTCCAGTCGGTGATTGGCGAAGAAGCCCGCGCCCAGATTCTCGACCAGACGGGGAGCCTGCCGGATGCGGCGGTCGCCTGCGTCGGCGGCGGGTCGAACGCGATTGGCCTGTTTCACGCCTTCCGTGACGACGACGTGAAATTCTACGGCGGCGAGGGCGGCGGTGAAGGCGGCGACTCGAAGCGCCACGCCGCGCCGCTCGCTTCGGGGAAAGACGGCGTCATCCACGGGATGGCCACGCGCGTCATCGAAGACGACGTGGAGGTTCACTCGGTCTCTGCCGGACTCGACTATCCGGGCGTCGGCCCCGAACACGCCATGTTCCGGGCGGTTGGCCGGTGTGAGTATCGCGCCATCACCGACGACGAAGCAATCGACGCCTTCCGGACGTTGAGCGAGACGGAGGGAATCATTCCGGCACTCGAAAGCAGTCACGCGCTCGCCCTCGCAAAGCAGGTTGCACCAGACCACGACACCATCATCGTCAACCTGAGCGGGCGCGGCGACAAGGATATGGAGCAGGCCGCCTCGCTGCTCGACCTCGGCGCCTGA